From the genome of Nicotiana sylvestris chromosome 1, ASM39365v2, whole genome shotgun sequence:
gcttcaagtatgtttcttgactcgttcgaggacgaacgtttgtttaagagggggaggatatgacgacccggccagttgtctcataagttaccactccatttcccccatttctacttcttattgcttttttttatcggttctatatgtgaccgggctggttggttcgggttcagagaggctttggtaaggtttgagacacttagtctcttttgagggagcttaagttggaaaagtcaatcagatgttgacatatgtgttagaggactcagatgtgagttctgatggttcggatagcttcgggaggtgatttgggacttaagagcgtgatcagaatgtgttttggaagttcggagtagatttaggcttgaattggcgaaattgaaattttggcgttttccggttgataggtgagattttgatataggggtcggaatggaattccaggagttgcactagttctgttgtgtcatttgggatgtgtgttcaaaatttcaggtcattcagacgtggttttatagattttttgatcaaaagcgtaatttagaagattttggaattcttaggcttgaatccgacgcgaatttcatgttttgatgttgttttgagcattccgaaggttggaaaaagttttaatgatattatgaaatatgttgtcatgtttggttgaggtcccgggggccttaggTGCATTTTAGATGGTTAAACAGACCATTTCAAGATgttgagaattgcagaaaatctgctgaagtgttgcagaaaaattgaccttcacgttcgcgagtaggcccttgcgttcgcgaagagttagcaggtgaggctgaggatttagccttcgcgttcgcgagggaggctcGGCATTTGCAAAGGTCTGGGGTCTTGTGCATTGCGTTCGCAAGGTATCAggcgcgttcgcgtagaggaaagttgAGCAGCTGGGTTCAGGcggatttgttcttcgcgttcgcggaaggggagtcgcgttcgcgatgagtaagGGAGCTAGGTATTCGCATTCGCAAGCTGTGAGTCGCGATCGTGATGAAGGAAATTTGGTCAAAgtcagtttgtgcttcgcgaacgcgaggcgttgactgCATTCACGAAAAAGGATTGGATGCTTGgatagaatgtttaaatagccatttgtccacgattttggggttaacttccaccatttttgagcgattttggagctttttaaagaggattgaagagggattcaaggggaaacacttggaggtaagatctatggacttaatactcgattataatgtgaattatacctaattaatcatggaatttaagcctaatattgaagaactagggcttgtaattggagacctagaatttgggatttgaggggtcgtttgtggttggattttgatgcttttggtatgaatgaaatCAGGGAGCGATGAGGAGTCtatgatgtaatttttatcggaatccgagacgtgggcccgggggaggggtttggccaatttcgggatttgtgttgtaatttgatttctttcgagtgggttttgttcccttagcatattttgatggttttgcactgattttggttagatttggagcatccggaggccgattcgaggggtaaaggcatcgcgagctagaggtttggaccgggtagaggtgagtaatgattgtaaatgttgtcctgagggtatgaaactccggatttgcacatcgttgtgctatattgaggtgactcacACACTAGATggcgagcgtggggttgtgctcCATTGGGGATTGTGCCTTAGTTCATCCCatatgattgttttaccgcgcatttgattgaaaactatttgctatcatcatgttttgggctgaatgtcatatttgggcctcgtgccaactatttggacacTTAGGTGATTTTTcctaatatttcctcactgttttaactttatacttgtactcagtcatgctatattctactgttttcataactcagccatgtttactccatTTTCAACACgtaaaatgatattttaatgatattttgtgctgagtatcatgttttattatgcccgagtggcttatgagattctgactgagtaaggccgaggtcctgtgttgtgaggttattgaactgattcatgattatgaggtcgagggcctgagattgtatgccacgaggtggcatgttgatatgaggccgagagcctactgattacgccacgaggtggcttgatattgcgtttgggttgtaaggggcccctcccgaagtctgtacacccccagtgagtgcgggtacccattgcgatatgagatatagcccgaggggctggtatagTTCCATTATATTGCCCGAGGTgtggattctgttgacattgtgcccgaggggaagatttctatgtgtttatctgttctagctatttttcatttaattgtttaactgctaaaaaggtattttaaagaagcttaaactgaactaaggtgGCTTTACATGTTTTCAATGTTTCattgtttttactggttttatactgcttctttatagcctgttgatgtgcctttacgtgatttcttatcgctcagccttcatttattattattactcactgagttggagtactcactttactacctgtaccccgtgtgcagattcaggcgcttcaggtcctgcttgcgagggttgagagcttccaatagacttcggagattcactaggtagttgctcggcgttcgcagcctagtggttctccctctatcttattttctcctgTTTTAGCTATGTAATAGTTGTGTTGACTCTTTCAAACTTGTAGTTTTTATGATAGATGCTGATGACTGGTGACAACCTGATGTCGGGTTATATCTATTCCGCAAACTATATTATTTACCttattttaggatttttattattatgttaaaaacttagttttattacttaattgcttaaaaatgaatcaggaatgtgtcggctggccttgtctttacgagaggcgtcatcacgatcgggttcgggcttagggtcgtgacagtagtTGAGTTAGTTAGAGTGGCATTTTTGTAATTAGTAGTCATGTTTTAATTTCCTTTTAGACACACGTGTATATACACTTCTCAGACATGGAAATAATACACAATTTCATTTTCTCCAATTCTTCTAATCTCTAGAACCTTCTCTGAAGCTCGACCTGGTTCATCAATGGAGAAATGTCGATTGTTCTGATATCCATcttcaacatggtatcagagctcagCTCATAATCTCCGATCCACATCCAGTTCGTATTCTATTTTCTTCTTCGTTATTTTCACCCGATATTGAAATTACAAATCGGAAGTTCTCAGTCCGCAATTTTTTCTCTGCGAATGATTGATTCACACACTCTAAATCCTTAATTAACTCAAATTCCTGACATTCTCTACTTAAATTCATGGCTGAAAACAAAGATACTCAGGATACCGCCACAATTTTGGATTCGACCAATCCACTATACATGCACCCATCGAAAAGTGTTGGGACTATTTTGGTATCGATGGCATTTGACGGCACTGGCTATATATCCAAGATGAGAGGTGTTCTTAGAGCCCTCTCTCTGAAAAGCAAAGTCGTATTCATCATAGGAAAGTGTAAGAAACCTAATGCTGGAGAGGCGACCTATGATCGATGGGCACGATGCGATGATATGGTGACATTGTGGATTCTAAACTTACTCTCAAAGGACTTGGCTGATGGTCTACAGTACGTGAGCGATGCAAAGGAGCTATGGAAAGAGCTTGAGGACATGTACAATCAAACAAATGGAGCAAAACTTTATCAATTAAAAAAGGAAATCAACGACCTAAATCAAGGAACCCTAGACATAACTGGATACTgcacaaaaatgaaaaagatttgGGAGGAGCTTAATACCTTGAATACACATGCCCAATGTGGATGTCAATGCACTTGTGGTGCCAAGGGAAATATGTACAAGATAGAACAAGATCGAAGGCTAATTCAGTTTTTAATGGGACTCAATGAAGACCACACAATTGTTAGAGGAAGTATTCTAATGATGAATCCCCTGCCTAGTATTGCACAGGCTTTCTCCATCCTTATTCAGGAGGAGAAATAGAGATAAATTAGACCAAATAATCGCCTAGTCATGGAATCCACCTCTCTGAATGTGAATGGACCAGGAAACAATAAATTCAGAACCATTTATACTCCACAAGACAATACTACAGGACATAACTCGTATAGAACTGCATTTTCTCCTAATACATCTAAGTTGTATTGTGACTACTGTAAAAAAACAGGGGCATACCAAGGAATACTGCtataggttacataggtttccaCAAGACTTAAAGTTTACAAAAGGTAGGAACACATGATCTGCTGCAAATGTCCATGGTTAGTGTAAAGAGATGCAAGTCTGCAGCAATGAAGATATTGATAGCAGGAACCATAACCAAAATCTTCAGAATCTAACAAAGGAACAATATAACCAGTTGTTGAATCTGTTGGAGAACTTCAAAGTCAACAATGCAGGAGAAAATACAAACATGATCACTAGTAGAGCTGTGAACTTTGTAGGTATTCTAGCTTGCTGTACTTATAATAAGATAGTTAAAACAACCATATGTAAATGTTCAAATTCAATTGTTGATCTATGGTTATTAAACAGTAGAGCTACAAACCACATGACATATAGAAAATTATTTCTAACCAACATTAGAATCCTACCTTATCTGTTCCTTGTTACCTTACCTAGTGGATACAAGGTGAAAGTGACAGAAATTGGTGATTCTTTCCTTAGTCCTAAACTAACTTTGGTTAGAGTCTTGTATGTACCTAGTTTCAAATACAGCCTCATTTCAATCCACTTATTAACAGAGCATCTTGATTGCATGGTTAATTTCAACAAGTATCTTTGTCTAATGCATGCCCCTTCAATGAAGAGGCCTCTGGAGATTGGTAAGGCAAGAAATGGATTATACTTTCTTTGTTCAAAGTGTCACAGCTGTTCAAACTTGAGTCCATCTACTGTTTCAATTTCTAGTTTGTCTCAttcttgtattttcatttctAATAACAATGCAGTAAGAAAAAGGATCAAACTCATCCATCTCATTCATTACCAACTGTAAATGATCCATCTTAAAGTATCCATTCATGCAATAAAATGAATCCTTTTACTGTGAGTTCTTCTTCTATATGTTCTGCATCTTATGGAAATAATGTTGATTACTTGTGGCACAATAGGCTAGGACATGTACCTTTTGTGAAAATGATGAAAATATCTAATCAGCCAATTTTGCTCCCAAACaaccttttatttgttcaatcTGCCCTATGGTTAGACAGACTAGGCTGCCATTCCCCGAAAGAACCACTTCATCCACGAAAATCTTTGAATTAATCCATGTAGACCTGTGGGGGCCCTACCATACATTAACACACGATAATTAAAAATACTTTCTTAACATGGTTGATGATTTTAGTAGGTCAACCTGGACTCACCTCTTAAGTTGCAAAAGCAATACATTTCATGCCATTAAAAGTTTTCTATCCATGATTGAAAATCAGTTTGACACCTCAGTTAAGACCATTAGATCTGCCAATGATCTAGAATTTGTTAACAATGAAACCATGACATACTTCCAAGAAAAAGACATAGTACATCAGAAAACTTGTCCAtacacaccacaacaaaatggtgtggtggaaagaaaatacaaataccTTCTTGAAACAGCAAGAGCCCTTCTTTACCAGTCCAAACTATCCATAAGGTACTGTAGGGAGTGCATTCTGATAGCTACCTATATAATAAATAGGCTCCCATCCACTGTTCTTAATGACAAAAGCCCTTTGAACTTCTGTACATCAAAAGGCCCAAATATTCACAACTTAAGAATTTTAGCTGCCTGTGCTCCCTTGTACACAGAAAACTCATAGAGACAAGTTTGAACCAAGTGTAACACCTCATATGTTTGTAGGTTTATCCCTTTGGTACAAAATATTACAAGGTCCTAGACTTATCCACAAAAAGAATACATATATCTAGAGATATAATGttccatgaaaatattttttcttttgccGTTTTACCTGAACATTCCAATTTTCCTTCTGTACTGCATCTGATAAATTGCAATCTATCTTGCTTCCACCCTACTTCTGGGGAGTCAAATGATTGTAGCATGTATGATGAAGATGCATCAATTTCGGTCACTGATAGACCTGTAAATGATACTGTTGCACCTGTTCTTCCACCTAGTTCACCTTTTTCTCCATCTAGTTTAACAACACCTAATCAGATGTCAAGCTCACACATGTCTCCAGAAAATAACCCTGGTTCTCAGTCATCCACACAAGCACAGTCCACTGAATCTCAAGATATTGAGTCCAATAATCTTCAAATAAATCCCTCAAATCCTAGAAGATCAGGCAGAACTCATAGTACTCCTACACACCTCAAAGACTATGTGTATTCCTTGCCAACTCTTCAACATCAAAATACAGAATCTGAACATCACACCATCCACACATCATTCAATGTATTCTGCAACAATAAGCAACATGTCTCTTTTAATGTCTTGCATCTTGAGAGTCAACAATTACTTAGAAACATTTCACATGATTGTGAGTCATCTTCTTATGAGGAGGAATCTATGAATCCAGCATGGCAAATGGCAATGACACAGTAATTTGAAGCTTTATATGCTAACCATACTTGGGATCTAGTTGAAATGCCTGCAGGAAAGAAAGCTAAAGGTTGTAAAGAGTACACAAGATCAAATACAAGGCAGATAGAAGTGTAGAAAGATTCAAAGCAAGGCTTGTAGTGAAGGGATACACACAAGAAGCACGAATTGATTACATAGAGACTTTCTCACCAGTGGTGAAAATGACCACAATCAGAACATTAATCAGCATTGCAGTGAAGAGATGGTAGAATCTCTATCAACTAGATGTAAACAATGTATTTCTTCATGGGGATCTACATAAAGAAGTGTACATGGAGATTCCACAAGGTTTAATGACACCTAAAGGAAATCTAGTATGCAAATTTAGAAAGTCACTATATGGTTTAAAACAAACTAGCAGACAATGGTCTGACAAATTGACAGAGTCTCTACATTCTAGGGGCTTTAGACATTCAGCTAGTGATTACTCACAGTCTACAAACAAGGGAACTCGACAGTCTTTTGTAGctgtttatgtagatgatgtaaTTCTTATAGGTACCAACTTGGAGGAAATTACAGAACTGAAGGCTTTCCTACATAAGCAATTTAAAATAAAGGATCTTGGGAAGTTACACTACTTCTTGGGGCTAGAAATATTGTACAAGGCTTATGGAGTACTGATTTGCCAGAGAAAATTCATTATAGACCTACTGAAAGAGTATGGTTGCTTGACATATTCCCCTGTTAGCTCTCACTTTATTCTACCATTAAATTGAGAAGTGATGAGGAACCTTGTTGTCTGACCCAGAGTCTTAGAGGAAGCTAGTTGGGAAGTTAAATTTCTTAGCAAATACAAGACTGGACATAGCCTACAATGTCCAATATTTGAGCCAGTTTATGTAGGCACCAAGGGGACCTCACCTAAAAGTTGTTGTACATGTTCTTAGATACTTGAAGAAAGATCCTACTTTGGGGATATTTTTGTCCAACGACCCTAGCTATATTGTAAATGCATATTGTGACTCGGATTGGGCTACTTGTCGTGATTCAAGAAGATCTGTGAGTGGATACATTGTGTTGCTTGGGGATAGCCCTATTAGTTGGAAGTCAATGAAACAAACTATTGTCTCACTATATTCTGCAGAAGCAGAGTATAGGTCAATCAGGAAAGTTGTTGGTGAGTTGGCATGGATAAAGAGATTGCTAGAAGAGCTGACAGTCATGTGTACCAATCCCATAACTGTATTTTGTGACAACCAAGCAGCTGTTCATATTACAAGAAATCGTGTATTCCATGAGAGGACAAAACATATCGAAGTGGATTGTAACTTTGTCCGGGACAAGATACAAGATGGGCTAGTCGAACTACATCACATTTCCAACTATGCTCAATTGGTTGACATCTTAACAAAGGCCCTCACATGAGTTAAACACTCTGATCTTCTCAGCAAGTTGACAGTGAGTTCCAcacctccaacttgaggggggtaTTGAGAATAGTTAATGTAATATTTATGTGTATACATAGTTGAGTTAGTTAGTCATGTAGTTGAGTTAGTTAGCTATGTAGTTGAGTTAGTTAGAGTGACATTTTTATAATTAGTAGTCATGTTTTAATTCTCTCTTAGACACTCGTGTATATACACTTCTCAGACATCGAAATAATACACAATTTCATTTTTCCCAATTCTTCTAATCTCTAGAACCTTCTCTGAAGCTCGGCCAGGTTCATCAATGGAGAAATGTCAATTGTTCTGATCTCCATCTTCAACAGTTAGCATTATTTGAGTTATTAATATTAATGGTTATAATACTTATTGGAGCATTCAAAAGCTCTAAGTCCaatcttgaaataataccttaaaagataaaattatgaaaaaaattaagaaatatttataaattatatcaCAATAAGTAtgtttatatattaaatatatttaGAATTTCTAtatataatgtcgggttggtttggtttcgatgTGACTTTATTTAGTTAAAACTAAACTAGActaattatggtcgggtttttttttcaacaccaaaccaaatcaaactgAATCATAGTCGTATTTTTTTTTCGGTTTGACTCAAATTATCGGATTGGTACGGTTTGTCGGTTTCTTTTGTACACCCCTATCTGGCGGTCTTACTATTTGGTCTTTCACTGATTCAAGGACTTAAAAGCCTAATTAATTTCAATTTCCTTCATCATTTATTCCAGGATTCCAACAATCTGATCAATTagtttgagttgtttttggtctTAAAGAAAATTTTAGTCAAGCATTTTTTTTACGCGCAATATACACAAGTTcgcgtaaaaaaaaaaaaaaaaaaaaaaggtaactaCTAGTATGAGATTAACAAGTAACACACATGGAGTAAATATATACAACCAATATTAATCTCGACATTTTAGCCGATAAATTGTATATATAAAATACACCTTTTAGCCaataaatataattaattttggCCGACGGTCCTATTTACATTTTGCTCATTTAACTTCACCCAAACGGTTATTTGAGCTCTTATCTGTAAATCGTCCATacttgaaagaaaaagaaaaaaaaaacttattgCACGAAAAAAGTCGCACTTTTCCACTATGCAACATGGGTAGATTTCATGAAATCTACATTGAATGCCCAAAACAAGATTGTCAAAATCTAGAAAATTAAATTAGCAATAATTGGGCAGTCTAGCTAGTACCACTATAAAAAAGCCATAAAGTTGTAACTCAAGGCATTCAGCTAACTTCTTAGTCTTTGAATTAAAACTTTTTGAAATGAATTTCATCCCTCACTCAGCCTTAAaatttctattttaaaaaaaagtacaAATTACTAAGTAAAacaaaatgtcaaggaaacatgGGTCTGCAATTTTATGGGTCATGTTTTTGGCCTTGTTTACTATTCAAATAACTAATGCTGCTATTTACAATGTTGGAGATGGCAATGGCTGGACTTTTGGTGTTAGTAACTGGCCTAATGGCAAGAATTTCAAAGCTGGCGATGTGCTTGGTATGAAACTACTTGTACCCATTATTGTGCCTTTTATTTACATGtcacaatctttttttttttttaaataaaaaaaaagttacatcaCAGAAGTGCTTATTTATCAAAGTGAGATAGTATGTTAAAGAAAAATAACTGTTTATGTCGGATTAAATAGGAGTTTATGTAGTGTTTATTACTTCCATGACATTAacaaaccttttttttttcttgcagTATTCAAATATCCTAAAGGTGTTCACAATGTGGTGATAGTGAACAAGGCTAATTATGGTAGTTGTAACGCTTCTGGGAAAATACTTAGTTCTGGGAATGATAGAGTAACTCTTGGCAAAGGCACATACTATTTTATTTGCGGCATTCCTGGTCATTGTAATGGTGGCCAAAAGATTTCAGTTACTGCTAagtaaaaaatcaaataaataaataaataaataaataaataatatgtTGCTTTCTTCccattgttttttttattatctcTTCATTTCTATATTTTGAAGAATGAAATGACAACTTATAAtttaatctctttttttttttaattcaagtaCTCCACAAGCAAAAAATTATCTATATGGATCATGAAATAAAACATTCTACATCATTGGTACACCAAAGTACAACAATTGGAATGAATTAATACTACTAGATTTAATTTTGATAAATGCAGTTTaatttgaaataaattaattGGCGGTAACAGCAGCCTTGACGCCATTAGAACAGTGTGGTCCGATTGTACAAATGAAGTATTGCGTTCCTTGTACAAGTGTTACTTTGTCGTCTCCTGAACTAAAAACTTGTCCTCCAGTACCATCGCAAGCGTCAAATCCTGCCTTGCTCACTTTCACCACGTTGTGCATCCCAGCCATGTATTTAAATTCTGTATTTTAGGAAAGAAAAACGAAATAGAGAAACGATAATTTTTGTCAAATATATAgatgcacattttcattattatTTGAATATAAAAAGTATGTTTATGAATGCTTACCAATGACATCGCCAACCTTGAAAGTCTGGCCATTAGGCCAACCATTCATGTTGAAACCCCAACCATTAGCGCCACCAGCAGGAAATGTAGCTGCACTTGAAATGCTGGTTTGAAGTAAGACGCATAGCATCACAGCTGCGGCAATAATTGTGGCTCTGTTTCCTCCTGACATTTTTTAAGAATGAATATATTAAATAGATACGCAAAAGGATTATTTTATAAAAGAAAGGCTCTTAGTGTTGTTGTGCCAATTGAATGAGAATTTAGACCCTTTTTATAGGGAACTTCTTGTACCATTTGACTCACTATTCATTGGATTTGGAATATCTACTGTTTTACTATTATCTGCAAATTTGTTAACAACCTGCCAAAATCATAATCTTCGAAGTTTTTCATTGTAAAAAATTAAAGAATCTTTATTTTTATGATAAGTCAATAAAATATTAGTACAAAAGAAAATGGGAAAAAATTGATAGAGTTTCCGAAGAGGCAAAAGTGAGTAGGATTACCGAAGGAAATGTTAcagaaagaaaagggggaaaaTGATATAATTTCCAAATAAGCAAAAGTGACATCATTTGCAATTTAAAGGTAATATACAGGTGTTGAAGTTTTATATACTTTTAACAAATTTTAATTTATAGTTTACTGTGTAGGCACTTATTGGATTGAGCTAACACAAGGGCTACATAAACGTTTAGTACTCATTGGATTGGCCCAAATAAATATATGGATCAATAATCCAAGTATCCAACTACGTTGAGTTGGATCAACTAGTTCGGCTACACAAAATGAATTAGAAAAATGATATTATATAGCCGCTTTCAAATAAtagtaaaatataaataaatattttttgtatatatatatatatatatatatacacacattatgtatgttatatataaaaattatataagttTTATATACTTTTCCAGTTATCcaatataaataatttctggcgGGGATAAAGTGAAAAAAAGCTCACGAATACGTTAAATCAAGCCAAATGTCACTTGTCATTTCCAAAAGGTCAAACTTTTATCACGTGTCAAGTAACGTAGTATTCTTAGTGGACTTGATGGCTAATCAAATTCAACCAATGTAAAACGGTTGTGACGTTTTACCTTGAATTTAACTACGGTAATCAAGTCCAACGGAAAAGTTTGATCTACAAACGTTTCTCTTCTGCAATTATAAGTAGTATAACAATTACGGAGAAGTATATGCTGGTACTTTCTCAACTAATATTAGCCAATATTCTTTGTCTTATCTAATTTAGtttattttgtatataatttgaAACTTCTTTATATCTATTAACAGAGTATTACGGAGATCAATATGTGTTAGAAATTGAATTGAGAGTAATATTCATGTTTATCATCATGCATTTAAATATTACTGGATGAATTAAAGTGAAAATTTAAAGACTTCATTGtgggaatttttaaaagaaagctCGTAAATGGGCTTTATGATTTGTGGAATTTTTTGACAAATTAGAAGTTGCGATTAAATTTTAAAGCTATTCAGTGAAGAGCTATTTGGTGATTGTCTTTGTGAGTTGAAGTACGTCGGAGACGAAATTCAACTTCTGTATACAATTATATTGTCACGGCCCAAATTTTTTACTGTCGGGATCGTAATGACGCCTAACATtgaactcgctaggcaagccaacgttactgATTTGTTTacctttttactttattttttagcAATTTACAAGTTAGCATAACATAAACAACGGAATAAAATGCGGAAGAACGGAATTTAACAATCTAACTGAATACTAATATGAAATCCATAATACaactccacccagaactggtgtcacaatgtaacggactgtctacgaatactacaaatagtggtctTAATAAGAAAATACAAATCTGTCTCAGAAATAGATAAAACAGAAAGAAATATAATAGAAGGGGACAtcaaggcctacggacgcctgcaggactacctcgggtctccactggactgaaggcaacaacctcgaaC
Proteins encoded in this window:
- the LOC138873696 gene encoding uncharacterized protein is translated as MAENKDTQDTATILDSTNPLYMHPSKSVGTILVSMAFDGTGYISKMRGVLRALSLKSKVVFIIGKCKKPNAGEATYDRWARCDDMVTLWILNLLSKDLADGLQYVSDAKELWKELEDMYNQTNGAKLYQLKKEINDLNQGTLDITGYCTKMKKIWEELNTLNTHAQCGCQCTCGAKGNMYKIEQDRRLIQFLMGLNEDHTIVRGSILMMNPLPSIAQAFSILIQEEK
- the LOC138873700 gene encoding uncharacterized protein, which encodes MQVCSNEDIDSRNHNQNLQNLTKEQYNQLLNLLENFKVNNAGENTNMITSRAVNFVGILACCTYNKIVKTTICKCSNSIVDLWLLNSRATNHMTYRKLFLTNIRILPYLFLVTLPSGYKVKVTEIGDSFLSPKLTLVRVLYVPSFKYSLISIHLLTEHLDCMVNFNKYLCLMHAPSMKRPLEIGKARNGLYFLCSKCHSCSNLSPSTVSISSLSHSCIFISNNNAFDTSVKTIRSANDLEFVNNETMTYFQEKDIVHQKTCPYTPQQNGVVERKYKYLLETARALLYQSKLSISMYDEDASISVTDRPVNDTVAPVLPPSSPFSPSSLTTPNQMSSSHMSPENNPGSQSSTQAQSTESQDIESNNLQINPSNPRRSGRTHSTPTHLKDYVYSLPTLQHQNTESEHHTIHTSFNVFCNNKQHVSFNVLHLESQQLLRNISHDCESSSYEEESMNPAWQMAMTQ
- the LOC104248489 gene encoding basic blue protein-like produces the protein MSRKHGSAILWVMFLALFTIQITNAAIYNVGDGNGWTFGVSNWPNGKNFKAGDVLVFKYPKGVHNVVIVNKANYGSCNASGKILSSGNDRVTLGKGTYYFICGIPGHCNGGQKISVTAK
- the LOC104248490 gene encoding basic blue protein-like, with amino-acid sequence MSGGNRATIIAAAVMLCVLLQTSISSAATFPAGGANGWGFNMNGWPNGQTFKVGDVIEFKYMAGMHNVVKVSKAGFDACDGTGGQVFSSGDDKVTLVQGTQYFICTIGPHCSNGVKAAVTAN